From Paenibacillus sp. V4I7, one genomic window encodes:
- a CDS encoding valine--tRNA ligase yields MTEANETKEQLQMPTTYDPKEAERKWYDYWIKNEFFKAGTRPDAETYTIVIPPPNVTGMLHIGHALDFTLQDILIRTKRMQGYDALWLPGSDHAGIATQTRVEQKLREQGQSRYDLGREKFLEKVWEWKELYANTIREQWAKMGFSLDYSRERFTLDEGLSQAVREVFVSLYEKGLIYRGNYIINWDPAARTALSDIEVEYKEVQGALYHLEYKTTDGTGSIVVATTRPETMLGDTAVAVHPKDERYQHLIGKTLLLPIVNREIPIIADDYVEKEFGSGAVKITPAHDPNDFEVGKRHDLPQILVMDETGTMNANAGPYQGKDRFECRKQIVADLKEQGVLIKIEEHVHQVGHSERSGAVIEPYLSTQWFVKMQPLADQAIDAQKTGKGVNFVPDRFEKIYLNWIENVRDWCISRQLWWGHRIPAWHCADCGQITVTREDATACSHCQSTNLNQDNDVLDTWFSSALWPFSTLGWPNETEDMKRFYPTNVLVTGYDIIYFWVARMIFTALEFTDQIPFKDVLMHGLVRDSEGRKMSKSLGNGVDPLEVIEKYGADAMRYMISTSSTPGQDLRFRWERVEQARNFANKIWNASRFALMNLEGVTAADIDLTGQLGTADRWILHRLNETVRDVTRLIDSYEFGETGRLLYNFIWDDLCDWYIEFSKLSLYGTDASAKSKTQSVLAYVLDHTQRLIHPFMPFISEEIWQHLPHVGETITLASWPVENEAFESPDAVREMELLMDVIRSVRNIRAEVNVPMSKKVELLVKPASSDTLSILRSNEEYLKRFCNTSLLQIDAEMAAPEKAMTAIITGAELFLPLAGLIDIAQELTRLDKELQSLHGEVERIEKKLGNEGFVAKAPAKVIEEEKAKLADYADKRDKVIARLAELKG; encoded by the coding sequence ATGACTGAAGCTAATGAGACCAAAGAACAATTGCAAATGCCTACTACGTACGATCCAAAAGAAGCTGAGCGCAAGTGGTACGATTACTGGATTAAAAATGAATTTTTCAAAGCGGGCACCCGTCCTGATGCAGAAACCTACACCATTGTGATTCCGCCTCCGAACGTAACAGGTATGCTGCATATCGGGCATGCGCTTGATTTTACACTGCAGGATATTTTAATTCGTACCAAAAGGATGCAGGGTTATGACGCACTATGGCTGCCTGGATCTGATCATGCGGGTATTGCTACCCAAACAAGGGTAGAGCAAAAGCTCCGCGAGCAAGGACAATCACGTTATGATCTCGGACGCGAGAAGTTCTTGGAGAAGGTGTGGGAGTGGAAAGAGCTATATGCGAATACAATTCGTGAGCAATGGGCCAAAATGGGCTTCTCGTTGGACTATTCGCGTGAGCGATTCACCTTGGATGAGGGCTTATCACAAGCTGTTCGTGAAGTATTCGTAAGTCTTTATGAGAAAGGCCTCATCTATCGCGGGAATTATATTATTAACTGGGATCCAGCGGCTCGTACAGCGCTATCTGACATTGAGGTAGAATATAAAGAGGTGCAAGGCGCCCTCTATCACTTAGAATACAAAACAACCGACGGAACAGGTTCAATCGTTGTTGCCACAACACGTCCTGAGACGATGCTTGGCGATACAGCGGTTGCTGTTCATCCGAAGGATGAGCGCTACCAGCATCTCATCGGCAAAACGCTGCTTCTCCCGATCGTGAATCGCGAGATTCCGATCATTGCGGATGATTATGTTGAAAAAGAGTTCGGAAGCGGCGCCGTAAAAATTACACCGGCTCACGATCCGAATGACTTCGAAGTCGGGAAGCGTCACGACCTACCGCAAATTCTGGTTATGGACGAAACCGGCACGATGAACGCGAATGCGGGTCCTTACCAGGGGAAAGATCGTTTTGAATGCCGCAAGCAAATTGTCGCTGACTTGAAGGAGCAAGGTGTTCTTATCAAAATAGAGGAACACGTTCATCAAGTAGGTCATAGCGAGCGCAGCGGCGCAGTGATCGAGCCTTATTTATCAACGCAATGGTTTGTGAAAATGCAGCCGCTTGCTGATCAAGCGATTGATGCACAAAAAACAGGTAAAGGTGTTAACTTCGTTCCGGATCGTTTCGAGAAAATTTACTTAAACTGGATTGAAAACGTGCGTGATTGGTGTATTTCCCGTCAGTTGTGGTGGGGACATCGCATTCCTGCCTGGCACTGCGCGGATTGTGGCCAAATCACGGTAACACGTGAGGATGCTACGGCTTGCTCGCACTGCCAAAGCACGAATTTGAACCAAGACAACGATGTGCTTGATACATGGTTTAGTTCCGCATTGTGGCCGTTCTCTACACTTGGCTGGCCGAATGAGACTGAGGATATGAAGCGTTTCTATCCGACGAATGTACTGGTTACCGGCTATGACATCATTTATTTCTGGGTAGCAAGGATGATCTTCACCGCACTTGAATTTACGGATCAAATTCCGTTTAAAGATGTATTGATGCATGGTCTCGTACGGGATTCCGAAGGCCGCAAAATGTCAAAATCTCTTGGCAATGGAGTCGATCCGCTTGAAGTAATCGAGAAATACGGCGCTGATGCTATGCGCTATATGATTTCGACGAGCAGCACACCGGGGCAAGATCTACGTTTCCGTTGGGAACGTGTGGAGCAGGCGCGGAATTTTGCGAATAAGATCTGGAATGCATCTCGCTTTGCTTTAATGAATCTCGAAGGTGTAACCGCAGCAGATATTGATCTTACAGGTCAACTAGGCACGGCAGACCGCTGGATTCTGCACCGTCTGAATGAAACTGTTCGTGACGTGACTCGTCTCATCGACAGCTATGAATTCGGTGAAACTGGCCGATTGCTGTACAATTTCATCTGGGATGATCTCTGTGATTGGTACATTGAGTTCAGTAAATTAAGCTTATACGGGACAGATGCGTCTGCTAAGAGTAAAACTCAGTCCGTACTTGCGTATGTACTTGACCATACGCAACGTTTGATTCATCCATTCATGCCGTTCATTTCGGAAGAGATTTGGCAGCATCTGCCGCATGTGGGTGAGACGATTACGCTTGCCTCTTGGCCAGTAGAGAATGAGGCTTTCGAATCGCCTGACGCTGTTCGCGAGATGGAACTGTTGATGGACGTTATTCGTTCTGTTCGTAATATTCGGGCCGAAGTGAATGTGCCTATGAGTAAGAAAGTTGAACTGCTTGTAAAGCCAGCTAGCAGCGATACGCTGAGTATTCTCCGCAGCAATGAGGAATACCTGAAGCGTTTCTGTAATACTTCTCTACTCCAAATTGACGCTGAAATGGCAGCACCAGAGAAAGCTATGACAGCTATCATTACAGGAGCTGAGCTTTTCTTGCCGCTGGCTGGTCTTATCGACATTGCGCAAGAGCTGACGCGCTTGGATAAAGAATTACAATCTTTGCACGGTGAAGTAGAGCGTATCGAGAAAAAACTAGGCAATGAGGGCTTTGTTGCCAAGGCGCCAGCTAAGGTCATTGAGGAAGAAAAGGCAAAGCTTGCTGATTATGCCGATAAGCGAGACAAAGTGATTGCGCG
- a CDS encoding LysM peptidoglycan-binding domain-containing protein — protein MSEQQPGLRFDIYERVHLQEDLAGIQELNDVELLPHIQVITLDDQAILKGNLLLTGNYFSEEGSTPRSLEHLIPVEITLPLNRIHRVEDIQVEIENFDIDLLSARSLNVTGVLSLQGVEIVSVPLESWQEEEEVTFVHEVNIPRFEPPMTYQPQPEQEPLAVPTIREPVNVASYSDALPNVAPIQEAGSDDGLVVVEIEQTELKVTPHQESTVVTEDKKELKVAFGKKADEAVDINPYGIKSLLSKAGSYLTDKRNAEAEAQAALAEETRIDAVEWKRLFLQSNTGTQEFRKLKMCIVQKEDTLDSIAKRYQLNPRELQLLNRMNDQEISVGQVIYLPR, from the coding sequence GTGTCTGAACAACAACCAGGTTTAAGATTCGATATCTATGAACGCGTTCATTTGCAAGAAGATTTGGCGGGGATACAAGAATTAAATGATGTAGAATTGCTTCCTCATATTCAGGTAATTACTTTGGATGATCAGGCAATCCTGAAAGGAAACTTGCTGCTCACGGGCAATTATTTCAGTGAAGAAGGAAGTACCCCCAGATCACTAGAGCACCTGATTCCAGTCGAGATCACATTACCTTTAAATCGCATTCATCGTGTGGAAGATATTCAGGTTGAGATTGAAAATTTTGATATTGATCTTTTATCGGCCAGAAGTCTGAACGTTACAGGTGTTCTTTCCCTGCAAGGCGTCGAAATTGTTTCGGTTCCGCTGGAGAGCTGGCAGGAAGAAGAGGAAGTTACTTTCGTTCATGAGGTTAACATCCCAAGGTTCGAGCCGCCTATGACCTATCAGCCACAGCCCGAACAGGAACCACTGGCAGTTCCAACCATACGAGAACCCGTAAATGTAGCGTCTTATTCTGATGCTCTTCCTAATGTGGCTCCCATTCAAGAGGCTGGTTCTGACGATGGTCTAGTTGTAGTGGAGATTGAACAAACCGAATTAAAGGTGACACCCCATCAAGAAAGCACGGTGGTTACGGAAGACAAGAAAGAACTCAAAGTCGCCTTTGGCAAAAAGGCGGATGAGGCTGTGGACATCAACCCGTACGGTATTAAATCGCTTCTTTCTAAGGCAGGCTCGTATCTCACCGATAAGAGGAATGCAGAAGCGGAAGCGCAAGCTGCGCTTGCGGAAGAGACGCGAATAGATGCCGTGGAGTGGAAGCGGCTATTTCTTCAAAGCAACACAGGAACGCAAGAGTTTAGGAAACTAAAAATGTGCATTGTTCAGAAAGAAGATACGTTGGATTCGATTGCCAAACGGTATCAACTCAACCCGCGTGAGCTTCAACTTCTGAATCGTATGAATGATCAGGAAATTTCAGTTGGGCAGGTTATTTATCTGCCTAGATAA
- a CDS encoding RluA family pseudouridine synthase — protein sequence MTEWKRSGEWLELPVPNPLWKPLKPGAIEELAAKLPVPRKYFLRLASQGLIRIQDDKIRLHAFPEEKAAFKPEPYDLGILYEDDFCLVVNKPAGMSVHPAEAGQSGTLASAVAFYFESTGQACGVRHIHRLDQDTTGAVLYAKNEWAHVLLDEAMRDKRIDRRYVALAEGVFRVKQGSIDEPIGKDRYISGKRRVSPSGDQAVTHYRVLQQMKKAAFVELELETGRTHQIRVHLSHLGHPLVGDSLYGGSSRLFHRQALHGERLLFDHPVTQKQVIVHAPLPQDFNLLLEEVSVL from the coding sequence ATGACAGAGTGGAAGCGCAGCGGTGAATGGTTGGAACTCCCCGTTCCAAATCCGTTATGGAAACCTCTTAAACCAGGGGCAATAGAAGAATTAGCAGCTAAACTGCCAGTTCCTAGAAAGTACTTTCTTCGACTCGCCTCTCAAGGCCTTATTCGGATTCAGGATGACAAAATTCGACTTCATGCGTTTCCTGAAGAGAAGGCTGCTTTCAAACCTGAGCCTTATGATCTTGGCATTTTGTATGAGGACGACTTTTGCCTTGTTGTTAATAAACCGGCAGGCATGTCTGTTCATCCAGCAGAAGCAGGACAAAGCGGTACATTGGCTTCTGCGGTAGCCTTCTATTTTGAATCCACTGGCCAGGCTTGCGGGGTTCGGCATATACATCGTTTAGATCAAGATACGACCGGAGCTGTACTTTATGCCAAAAATGAGTGGGCGCATGTGCTTCTTGATGAGGCAATGCGCGATAAACGGATTGATAGACGCTATGTGGCGCTAGCTGAAGGCGTATTCCGAGTAAAACAAGGATCGATAGATGAACCTATTGGTAAAGATCGTTATATCTCAGGCAAGCGGAGAGTTTCACCTAGCGGCGATCAAGCGGTAACGCATTATCGGGTTTTACAGCAAATGAAGAAAGCAGCCTTCGTGGAATTGGAACTAGAAACAGGGAGAACCCATCAAATTAGGGTCCATCTTAGTCACTTAGGCCACCCATTAGTAGGGGATTCCCTTTATGGGGGTTCATCGCGGTTGTTTCATCGACAAGCCCTGCATGGAGAGAGGCTTTTGTTCGATCATCCTGTTACTCAAAAGCAGGTCATCGTGCATGCTCCTCTACCGCAAGATTTCAATCTTTTACTAGAAGAAGTTTCAGTCCTGTAA
- a CDS encoding phosphodiester glycosidase family protein, whose translation MGSSILEHFRSYSWLKRTFLVIAVCTFLSSSFLFLTTPGEYIREYLAKTVITTQHRDWAWIFVGAERRDQMVLEVQNLTEINSVEKQDLRAVQFNKNRSTESLVKVEDISGQFWKGKKMYVYDPRTIRVIVPAKQGEGERITAMVERTGAVAGVNGGGFNDPDGLGNGFAPIGVIMSGGEILYTDQEGSIPQQIVGFTKEGTLIIGKYAIDDLLKLGVTDAVSFYPRVIANGKPLITSGDGGWGRAPRTAVGQKADGTVIFIVIDGRQTHSVGATLKEVQDLFLADGVINAGFLDGGASSEMVYNDELITKPSSRYGERRLPSAFLVFDHPDQVKVENVWEGLKTIDPGGAYDHPDFLKEQATKKANPPKATTTPKSTATPTTSTKPESSNETGKNGTSNPPSGSGTGTVKPSPSVKPETSPTPSTMPSPSPSTGTGSGTGTGTGNTGTGSGTGTGGSSPGASTSSKPSPTPTPSTSPNQGQTNNGNSALPSPTVAPTTKTN comes from the coding sequence TTGGGTAGTTCAATATTAGAGCATTTTCGGAGTTATAGTTGGCTGAAACGCACTTTTCTCGTTATTGCTGTTTGTACTTTTCTTAGTTCAAGCTTCTTATTTCTAACCACACCTGGAGAATATATACGCGAATATTTGGCTAAAACCGTTATTACGACGCAGCATCGTGATTGGGCTTGGATTTTCGTTGGTGCAGAGCGTAGAGATCAGATGGTTCTCGAGGTGCAAAATTTGACCGAAATCAACTCTGTTGAAAAACAAGATTTGCGAGCGGTTCAATTCAACAAAAATCGTTCCACAGAAAGTCTCGTGAAAGTCGAAGATATTTCTGGTCAGTTTTGGAAAGGCAAAAAAATGTATGTCTATGACCCACGAACAATTCGTGTAATAGTACCCGCTAAGCAAGGTGAAGGGGAAAGAATCACAGCCATGGTAGAGCGCACTGGCGCTGTCGCGGGCGTAAATGGTGGAGGCTTCAACGATCCAGACGGACTTGGAAACGGATTTGCGCCAATTGGTGTTATTATGTCCGGCGGAGAAATTCTTTATACAGACCAAGAAGGCAGCATTCCTCAACAGATTGTTGGATTCACCAAAGAAGGCACACTCATTATCGGGAAATATGCGATTGACGACTTGCTTAAACTTGGTGTCACTGACGCCGTATCCTTCTATCCGCGTGTTATTGCTAACGGAAAACCGCTTATTACTAGCGGTGACGGAGGCTGGGGACGCGCACCTCGTACAGCTGTGGGACAAAAAGCCGACGGAACGGTTATCTTCATCGTGATCGACGGCCGACAAACGCACAGTGTAGGCGCGACGCTTAAAGAAGTTCAGGATCTTTTTCTCGCAGATGGCGTCATTAATGCAGGCTTCTTGGATGGCGGAGCTTCCTCCGAGATGGTATACAACGATGAGCTGATTACGAAACCCTCAAGTCGTTATGGGGAGCGTCGCTTACCTTCTGCTTTTCTAGTATTTGATCATCCTGACCAAGTAAAGGTGGAAAATGTTTGGGAAGGACTTAAGACAATCGATCCAGGCGGAGCCTATGACCACCCTGATTTCCTGAAGGAACAAGCAACTAAAAAGGCGAATCCGCCTAAAGCAACAACTACACCAAAATCAACTGCAACTCCAACAACGTCAACCAAACCTGAATCCAGCAATGAAACTGGTAAGAATGGTACGTCTAATCCACCTTCAGGATCAGGTACTGGTACTGTCAAACCAAGTCCGTCAGTGAAGCCTGAAACTTCACCGACACCTTCTACGATGCCAAGTCCTTCTCCTAGTACAGGCACTGGCTCTGGAACAGGTACAGGCACTGGCAATACCGGCACAGGTTCTGGCACAGGCACAGGAGGCTCCTCACCAGGAGCTTCCACATCATCAAAGCCGAGCCCGACGCCTACACCAAGTACAAGCCCTAACCAAGGGCAAACAAACAATGGGAATAGTGCACTGCCATCTCCAACCGTTGCTCCAACCACAAAAACAAACTAA
- the hemL gene encoding glutamate-1-semialdehyde 2,1-aminomutase, whose protein sequence is MENSSRIDTRSSAAFQEAKKIIPGGVNSPVRAFKSVGLTPLFMEKGSGSRVTDIDGNTFIDYVGSWGPLIVGHAHPVVLEAIKGAAEKGTSFGAPTLLETEMAKLVIERVPSIDMVRMVNSGTEATMSALRLARGFTKRDKIVKFEGSYHGHADALLIKAGSGVATLGLPDSPGVPNSVASNTITVPYNDLASVKLVFEKFGEEIAALIVEPIAGNMGVVPPAEGFLQGLRSITQQYGTLLIFDEVMTGFRVHKHCAQGLYGVTPDLTCLGKVIGGGLPVGAYGGRLDIMEQIAPAGPIYQAGTLSGNPLAMAAGFATLSLLGEPNVYEELERKSAKLEAGFAENAAEFGVASTINRVGSMICPFFTEKAVTNYETAKTSDLAKFNAYFGHMLDLGVSVAPSQFEGMFVSTVHSDEDIAATIDAHREALKQL, encoded by the coding sequence ATGGAAAATTCGAGTAGAATCGACACGCGCTCTTCGGCCGCCTTTCAAGAAGCAAAGAAGATCATTCCAGGTGGAGTGAACAGTCCTGTTCGTGCCTTTAAGTCGGTTGGTTTAACACCTTTGTTCATGGAGAAAGGCTCAGGTTCTCGCGTAACGGATATTGACGGCAATACCTTTATCGATTATGTAGGATCTTGGGGTCCATTAATCGTAGGACATGCTCACCCTGTTGTGCTGGAAGCCATTAAAGGTGCGGCGGAAAAAGGGACAAGCTTCGGTGCTCCGACGCTTCTAGAAACGGAAATGGCAAAGCTGGTCATTGAACGGGTGCCGTCTATTGACATGGTTCGCATGGTGAATTCAGGGACGGAAGCGACCATGAGCGCCCTACGGTTAGCCCGCGGTTTTACAAAGCGCGACAAGATCGTGAAATTCGAAGGAAGCTACCATGGTCATGCGGATGCATTATTGATCAAGGCTGGCTCCGGTGTAGCCACACTTGGCCTTCCAGACAGTCCAGGAGTCCCGAATAGCGTGGCCTCGAATACGATCACCGTGCCTTACAATGATTTGGCATCCGTTAAATTAGTGTTTGAAAAGTTTGGGGAAGAAATCGCGGCTTTAATCGTTGAGCCGATTGCAGGTAATATGGGAGTAGTGCCTCCAGCTGAAGGGTTTTTACAAGGATTACGTTCCATTACTCAACAATATGGAACTCTGCTAATCTTCGATGAAGTGATGACTGGCTTTCGTGTGCATAAACACTGCGCTCAGGGCTTGTACGGCGTTACACCTGATTTAACATGTCTAGGTAAGGTTATTGGCGGAGGACTTCCTGTTGGCGCTTATGGAGGCCGACTGGACATCATGGAGCAGATTGCTCCTGCAGGTCCAATCTATCAGGCAGGTACATTATCCGGCAATCCACTAGCGATGGCTGCAGGCTTCGCAACGTTATCCTTATTGGGTGAGCCCAATGTCTATGAGGAACTGGAACGCAAGTCCGCGAAGCTGGAAGCTGGATTCGCTGAGAATGCTGCTGAATTTGGTGTTGCAAGCACAATTAACCGAGTAGGATCTATGATATGTCCATTCTTCACCGAGAAGGCTGTTACGAATTACGAAACAGCCAAAACGTCTGATCTAGCTAAGTTTAACGCTTATTTCGGCCATATGCTCGATTTGGGAGTTTCGGTTGCACCTTCGCAATTCGAAGGGATGTTTGTATCTACGGTTCATTCCGATGAAGATATCGCTGCCACAATCGATGCACATCGGGAAGCGTTGAAGCAATTATAA
- a CDS encoding Crp/Fnr family transcriptional regulator: MIDIIKKVPLFSQLNEEQFNALAQICTRRSFTRSTVLFSEKEVGSVFYMVLSGSVKIFTTSSSGEEKILSICNSGESFGELSLIDGKPRSASAQTLEDSVLLTLTGQNFLDLLRTHFDITLGIMQELSSRLRDTNQQVFDLTFLDAKTRVIKSLIKMANKHGLRNGTMITIKLVLNFDEISQLAGVQKVTLMQVIRDLEEKQILTISSSDFKLDLAKLR, encoded by the coding sequence ATGATCGATATCATCAAAAAAGTACCTTTATTCTCCCAATTGAATGAAGAACAATTCAACGCTCTAGCTCAGATTTGTACAAGACGTTCCTTTACAAGGAGTACCGTCCTATTTTCCGAAAAAGAAGTCGGCTCCGTCTTTTATATGGTCCTCAGCGGCTCTGTCAAAATTTTCACAACAAGCAGCTCCGGTGAGGAAAAAATATTGTCCATCTGCAATTCAGGCGAAAGCTTTGGTGAACTTTCATTGATTGATGGCAAGCCGCGCTCTGCTTCGGCTCAAACTTTGGAGGACAGTGTGCTTCTCACATTAACAGGACAAAATTTCCTTGATCTGCTACGCACTCATTTTGACATTACACTCGGCATTATGCAAGAGCTCAGCAGTCGACTGCGCGATACGAATCAACAAGTATTCGACTTGACCTTCCTAGACGCGAAAACGCGTGTCATCAAAAGCTTGATCAAAATGGCCAATAAGCATGGGTTGCGTAATGGAACTATGATTACGATTAAGCTCGTGCTTAACTTTGATGAAATATCTCAACTAGCCGGCGTACAAAAGGTGACGCTCATGCAGGTGATTCGTGATCTGGAAGAAAAACAAATCTTGACCATTTCATCATCAGATTTCAAATTAGATCTGGCCAAGCTTCGTTAA
- the hemG gene encoding protoporphyrinogen oxidase has translation MSTRIPHYMIVGGGITGLSAAFYLKKRLESAGAPYRLSVVEKSPTFGGKIHTIEREGFVIEKGPDSFLARKRPIIDLAYDLGLEHELTGTNPGAKKTYIVRQGKLHRMPPGLVLGIPTQMTPFMKTGLISPLGKMRAALDLILPKRELSTDESLGHFLERRLGKEVLQRIVEPLLAGIYAGDTFKLSLKATFPQFRAMEQKHRSLILGMMASRKNVSEESAHLPSAVRNSLFVTFKKGLQTLVSGLEDALKTVDLRNGVGVLSVRKMGQQQAEVIFEDGHSEIVDGVILTTPTYQAAQLLADLPAAEQLKKIDYISVANVIMAFDRKDIPFELDASGFLVPKTEGRTITACTLTSAKWLHTAPDGKVLLRCYIGRAGEQEWPEWSDEQLISKARHDLRELLGLKAEPLFTDVTRLMHSMPQYPVGHLEQVAQFREKLAAAMPHVLIVGAGFHGVGLPDCIRQGKEAAWQLADLIHNQSQEAVETASSI, from the coding sequence ATGAGTACTAGGATTCCTCACTACATGATTGTTGGCGGGGGGATTACGGGGCTTAGCGCAGCTTTTTACTTAAAGAAAAGGTTGGAGTCAGCGGGAGCTCCTTATCGTCTTTCTGTGGTGGAGAAGTCCCCGACATTTGGCGGGAAAATTCATACCATAGAGCGAGAGGGTTTCGTTATTGAAAAAGGGCCGGATTCCTTCCTTGCACGAAAGCGCCCTATTATTGATTTGGCTTATGATCTCGGGCTTGAACATGAGCTTACAGGAACGAATCCTGGGGCGAAAAAGACCTACATTGTGCGACAAGGCAAGCTGCACCGTATGCCGCCTGGCTTAGTGCTCGGCATACCAACGCAAATGACACCGTTCATGAAGACGGGCCTCATTTCTCCTTTAGGTAAAATGCGAGCTGCACTTGATTTGATCCTTCCTAAGCGTGAATTATCGACGGATGAATCTCTTGGGCATTTTCTGGAGCGCCGTTTAGGGAAAGAAGTTCTTCAGCGTATCGTGGAACCGCTTCTAGCGGGGATTTATGCAGGTGATACGTTTAAGCTTAGTTTGAAAGCAACGTTCCCGCAGTTTCGAGCGATGGAGCAGAAGCATCGAAGTTTAATTCTAGGGATGATGGCCAGCCGCAAAAATGTGAGTGAAGAAAGTGCTCACTTACCATCTGCGGTTCGTAACTCGCTTTTTGTGACGTTTAAGAAGGGGCTTCAGACGTTGGTTTCGGGCTTAGAAGACGCCTTGAAGACTGTGGATCTACGAAATGGCGTTGGGGTTCTATCCGTTCGTAAAATGGGGCAGCAGCAAGCCGAGGTTATCTTTGAGGATGGGCATAGTGAAATAGTAGATGGTGTTATCTTAACTACGCCTACTTATCAGGCAGCCCAGTTGTTAGCAGATTTGCCTGCAGCAGAGCAGCTTAAGAAGATTGACTATATTTCCGTGGCGAATGTTATTATGGCTTTCGATCGCAAAGACATCCCTTTTGAACTGGATGCCTCGGGCTTTCTAGTGCCAAAAACCGAGGGCAGGACGATAACTGCGTGTACCTTAACATCTGCTAAATGGCTGCATACAGCCCCAGACGGGAAGGTGCTTCTGCGCTGTTATATCGGTCGTGCAGGTGAGCAAGAGTGGCCGGAGTGGTCGGATGAACAACTGATTAGCAAAGCTCGTCATGATTTGAGGGAATTGTTAGGACTAAAGGCGGAGCCGCTCTTTACGGATGTAACTCGCCTCATGCATTCCATGCCGCAATATCCAGTGGGTCATCTGGAGCAGGTTGCGCAGTTCCGTGAGAAGCTTGCTGCAGCTATGCCTCATGTTCTAATTGTAGGTGCCGGGTTTCATGGAGTAGGTCTCCCTGACTGTATAAGGCAAGGTAAAGAGGCTGCGTGGCAGCTTGCGGACCTGATCCATAACCAGTCACAGGAAGCCGTAGAAACAGCCAGTTCGATTTAA
- the hemH gene encoding ferrochelatase, with protein sequence MANQRIGVLVMSYGTPESLDQVEAYYTHIRRGHPPTPEQLHELTVRYEAIVGGFFPLRENTNKQVKGLENTLRQEHPDLEFVCYQGLKHAQPYVEDGVEQMVKEGITEAVGVVLAPHYSTMSVGGYVKRAKDKAESLGLKIDFVLDYHLHPKLLDALSTRVDKALAKFSDVNRNDVRVIFTAHSLPEKILEMKDPYPDQLLATSKVIAERVGLTNWQFGWQSAGQTAMPWLGPDILDVLRKINQEESVKNVLLCPIGFVSDHLEVLYDIDIEAQALAKELGLHLERTESLNTDPLYLETLSDVVYKKWKEVTRLS encoded by the coding sequence ATGGCGAATCAGCGTATTGGTGTTCTAGTCATGTCTTATGGTACTCCGGAAAGTTTGGATCAAGTTGAAGCTTATTACACACATATTAGACGTGGGCATCCTCCAACTCCTGAGCAGCTGCATGAATTAACTGTTCGTTATGAGGCAATTGTCGGAGGGTTCTTCCCGCTGCGTGAAAATACGAACAAGCAGGTTAAAGGCCTGGAGAATACACTTCGTCAAGAACACCCAGATCTTGAATTCGTCTGTTATCAGGGCCTGAAGCATGCTCAGCCTTATGTAGAAGACGGTGTGGAACAAATGGTTAAGGAAGGTATTACTGAGGCTGTGGGAGTCGTTCTAGCCCCTCACTATTCCACTATGAGCGTTGGCGGGTACGTGAAAAGAGCGAAAGATAAGGCAGAGTCACTGGGTTTGAAGATTGATTTCGTTCTTGACTACCATCTTCATCCTAAACTGCTTGATGCCCTTAGCACACGTGTTGACAAAGCCTTGGCGAAATTCTCCGATGTGAATCGAAATGATGTACGTGTTATCTTTACTGCGCATAGCTTGCCTGAGAAAATACTTGAAATGAAAGACCCATACCCAGATCAATTGCTTGCCACTTCCAAAGTCATTGCTGAACGTGTAGGTTTGACGAATTGGCAGTTCGGTTGGCAAAGCGCCGGGCAAACAGCGATGCCGTGGCTAGGTCCGGATATCTTGGATGTTTTACGTAAGATCAATCAAGAGGAAAGTGTCAAGAATGTTCTCCTATGTCCGATCGGCTTTGTTTCGGATCATCTGGAGGTTCTCTACGATATTGATATTGAAGCACAGGCCCTGGCCAAGGAGCTTGGACTGCATTTGGAACGAACAGAATCGCTAAATACAGACCCTCTGTACCTGGAAACATTGAGTGATGTTGTATACAAGAAATGGAAAGAGGTCACCCGTTTATCATGA